Proteins from one Aureimonas sp. SA4125 genomic window:
- the dnaG gene encoding DNA primase, with protein sequence MRFSPSFLDDIRDRVPISDVIGRRVTWDRKKSQTAKGDFWACCPFHGEKSPSFHCEDQKGRYHCFGCGVSGDHFRFLVEAEGLSFPEAVERLAAEAGLALPARDADAERRDEQRATILDALKLSAEFFSGLLQEAEGAKARAYLRDRGLNPVTQKTFGLGYGPDSRNRLKECLVAKGVGKAEIEASGMVVHGEGIAVSYDRFRDRIMFPIQDAQERIIAFGGRALSAEVSAKYLNSPETDVFHKGATLFNLAKARRAAKAAGTLVVVEGYMDTIALFQAGFGHVVAPLGTALTDRQLELLWRNADEPILCFDGDAAGLKAANRAADLALPLLKPGRSLRFALLPEGKDPDDLVRDSGPEAFREVLAAARPLADLLWMRETAGGQFDTPERRADLEHRLKAMTRQIGDENVRRHYLQDVDGRLKSFFGAGKAQPRRNEGGRPPYGSRRDGEDGRRGKSAAGQQRAVVSDRLARSSLMKRASVQESSLREVAIVVGFINHPLLFHEAFDYFAELELPQGGLSQLRSAVLDIYAEHHPGSREELLRHLAPDGARAVYEGFQQRLRELRLWTFLEDAAPEDAREAVRQALHLHHRFRSLNRELRSAEEILGQQPSETAYAHVVEVKREIEALAGTEALIDGFGILSGRGAKSY encoded by the coding sequence ATGCGCTTTTCCCCGAGCTTCCTCGACGATATCCGCGACAGGGTGCCGATTTCCGATGTGATCGGGCGGCGCGTCACCTGGGATCGCAAGAAGTCGCAGACGGCCAAGGGCGATTTCTGGGCCTGCTGTCCTTTCCATGGCGAGAAATCGCCGTCCTTCCACTGCGAGGACCAGAAGGGGCGCTACCACTGCTTTGGCTGCGGGGTCTCCGGCGATCATTTCCGCTTCCTCGTCGAGGCGGAAGGGCTGTCCTTTCCCGAGGCGGTCGAGCGGCTGGCGGCGGAGGCGGGGCTGGCGCTACCCGCACGCGATGCCGATGCCGAGCGCCGGGACGAGCAGCGCGCGACCATCCTCGACGCGCTGAAGCTGTCGGCCGAGTTCTTTTCCGGTCTGTTGCAGGAGGCCGAAGGCGCCAAGGCGCGCGCCTATCTGCGCGATCGCGGGCTGAACCCGGTGACGCAGAAGACGTTCGGCCTGGGCTACGGGCCCGACAGCCGCAACCGGCTGAAGGAGTGTCTCGTCGCGAAGGGCGTCGGCAAGGCCGAGATCGAAGCCTCGGGAATGGTCGTCCACGGCGAGGGCATCGCCGTGTCCTACGACCGGTTTCGCGACCGGATCATGTTTCCGATCCAGGATGCCCAGGAGCGCATCATCGCTTTCGGGGGCAGGGCCCTGTCCGCCGAGGTCTCAGCAAAATATCTCAACTCGCCGGAGACCGACGTCTTCCACAAGGGCGCGACGCTGTTCAACCTTGCCAAGGCGCGGCGCGCCGCCAAGGCGGCGGGAACGCTCGTCGTCGTCGAGGGCTATATGGACACGATCGCCCTCTTCCAGGCGGGCTTCGGCCATGTCGTGGCGCCGCTCGGCACGGCGCTGACCGACCGGCAACTCGAACTTCTCTGGCGCAATGCCGACGAGCCGATCCTGTGCTTCGACGGCGACGCCGCGGGCCTCAAGGCCGCGAACCGCGCGGCGGACCTCGCACTGCCCCTTCTGAAGCCCGGCCGCTCGCTGCGATTTGCGCTTCTGCCCGAGGGGAAGGACCCGGACGATCTCGTGCGCGACAGCGGTCCGGAAGCCTTTCGCGAAGTCCTGGCCGCGGCCCGCCCGCTCGCCGATCTCCTGTGGATGCGCGAGACCGCCGGCGGCCAGTTCGATACGCCCGAGCGCCGCGCCGATCTCGAACACCGGCTGAAGGCGATGACGCGGCAGATCGGCGACGAGAATGTCCGCCGACACTATCTGCAGGACGTCGACGGAAGGCTCAAGAGCTTCTTCGGCGCCGGAAAGGCGCAGCCGCGGCGAAACGAGGGCGGACGTCCGCCCTATGGCAGCCGCCGCGACGGCGAGGACGGACGGCGCGGCAAGTCGGCAGCCGGGCAGCAGCGCGCGGTCGTCTCCGATCGCCTCGCCCGTTCCAGTCTGATGAAGCGGGCAAGCGTCCAGGAATCGTCGCTGCGGGAGGTGGCCATCGTCGTCGGCTTCATCAACCATCCGCTCCTGTTTCACGAGGCCTTCGACTACTTCGCCGAACTGGAACTGCCGCAGGGCGGCTTGTCGCAGCTGCGCTCGGCCGTCCTCGACATCTATGCCGAGCATCACCCGGGGTCGCGCGAGGAACTTCTGCGCCATCTTGCTCCCGACGGGGCGAGGGCGGTCTACGAGGGCTTCCAGCAGCGGCTGCGCGAACTCAGGCTCTGGACCTTCCTCGAGGACGCCGCTCCGGAGGATGCGCGCGAGGCCGTGCGGCAGGCGCTCCACTTGCATCACCGATTCCGCTCCCTAAATAGGGAACTCCGCAGCGCCGAAGAGATCCTTGGGCAGCAGCCGTCGGAAACCGCCTACGCTCATGTGGTCGAAGTGAAGCGGGAGATCGAGGCGCTCGCCGGGACCGAGGCCTTGATCGACGGTTTCGGCATTCTGTCGGGGCGGGGGGCGAAGTCCTACTGA
- a CDS encoding type II toxin-antitoxin system RelE/ParE family toxin, whose translation MTLRVTPLAAADIEAIVLHIAEDNPRGALNVLDAIEQRLTQLTRYPHSGYLCDDIGPGIRRLVSGQYLAFYRVRNEEVEVLRVLHGRRKVDPSSITGS comes from the coding sequence GTGACGCTCCGGGTCACCCCTCTCGCGGCCGCTGATATCGAAGCCATCGTTCTCCATATCGCAGAGGACAATCCCCGAGGGGCGCTCAACGTCCTCGATGCCATCGAGCAGCGCCTGACGCAGCTTACACGCTACCCCCATTCGGGATATCTGTGCGACGACATCGGCCCGGGCATCAGGCGTCTGGTCTCCGGCCAATACTTGGCCTTCTATCGCGTCAGAAACGAAGAGGTGGAAGTGCTGCGCGTCCTGCACGGGCGACGAAAGGTCGATCCTTCGAGCATCACTGGATCCTGA
- a CDS encoding type II toxin-antitoxin system ParD family antitoxin, with product MPAVEKITIALTAEMAGYVRDVVGAGQYASASEAIREAVREWQERRDLLGYTVEELRALVDAGIASGPALDAAEVFTGIREKVRTGIPVRP from the coding sequence ATGCCAGCGGTCGAAAAAATCACCATCGCACTGACTGCGGAAATGGCAGGATATGTTCGCGATGTCGTCGGAGCAGGCCAATACGCGTCGGCCAGTGAAGCCATCCGCGAAGCCGTGCGGGAATGGCAGGAACGTCGCGATCTGCTCGGCTACACCGTGGAGGAGTTGCGCGCTCTCGTCGACGCCGGCATCGCCAGCGGGCCAGCGCTCGATGCGGCCGAGGTCTTCACGGGCATACGCGAGAAGGTGCGTACCGGCATCCCGGTCCGTCCGTGA
- a CDS encoding CidA/LrgA family protein — protein MLPALTAIFACQLAGEAITAWLGLPLPGPVIGMALLFAALMLKGAVPDEIGRVGDGLLQHLSLLFVPAGAGIMMHFHRLEVDALGLGTALVVSTLATIAVTGLAMRFLTRRGGDADAG, from the coding sequence ATGCTCCCTGCCCTCACCGCCATCTTCGCCTGCCAGCTTGCCGGCGAGGCGATCACCGCCTGGCTCGGTCTGCCGCTGCCCGGCCCGGTGATTGGCATGGCCCTGCTGTTCGCCGCGCTGATGCTGAAGGGCGCGGTGCCCGATGAGATCGGGCGCGTCGGCGATGGGCTGCTGCAGCACTTGTCGCTGCTGTTCGTCCCGGCGGGTGCCGGCATCATGATGCACTTTCATCGCCTGGAGGTTGACGCGCTGGGGCTCGGCACGGCGCTGGTCGTCTCGACCCTTGCCACCATTGCCGTCACGGGCCTTGCCATGCGTTTCCTGACGCGCCGCGGGGGCGACGCCGATGCCGGCTGA
- a CDS encoding LrgB family protein: MPAESLREVWVYLAASPLLSLTLTLVLYQLAFALYRRARFLALLNPVLLTVALVVTLLTLTGTSYDTYFEGAQFIHFLLGPATVALAIPLYRQFDKVRRHAGALAVSLATGSLTAMATAIGIGALFGVDRAGLIALAPKSVTAPVAMGIAEKLGGVPSLTAVLVIATGILGASLGPAVLDLCGIHGKAARGFAMGTAAHGIGTARALQESEIAGAFSGLAMGLNALATAIALPLLWSLLF, translated from the coding sequence ATGCCGGCTGAATCCCTGCGCGAGGTCTGGGTCTATCTCGCCGCTTCGCCGCTCCTGTCCCTGACGCTGACGCTCGTCCTCTACCAGTTGGCGTTCGCGCTCTACCGCCGCGCCCGCTTTCTGGCGCTGCTCAATCCCGTCCTCCTGACGGTGGCGCTGGTCGTCACGCTGCTGACGCTGACCGGCACGTCCTACGACACCTATTTCGAGGGCGCGCAGTTCATTCATTTCCTGCTCGGCCCGGCGACGGTGGCGCTTGCCATCCCGCTCTACCGGCAATTCGACAAGGTGCGGCGGCATGCAGGCGCGCTGGCCGTCAGCCTCGCCACGGGATCGCTGACCGCCATGGCCACGGCGATCGGCATCGGCGCGCTGTTCGGCGTCGACCGTGCGGGCCTTATCGCCCTGGCGCCGAAGTCGGTGACCGCGCCGGTCGCCATGGGAATCGCCGAAAAGCTCGGCGGCGTGCCGTCGCTCACCGCCGTCCTCGTCATCGCCACCGGCATTCTTGGCGCCTCGCTCGGGCCGGCCGTGCTCGACCTCTGCGGCATCCACGGCAAGGCGGCCCGCGGCTTTGCCATGGGCACCGCCGCGCACGGCATCGGCACCGCGAGGGCGCTGCAGGAAAGCGAGATCGCCGGCGCCTTTTCGGGCCTTGCCATGGGCCTCAACGCGCTGGCGACAGCCATCGCCTTGCCCCTGCTGTGGTCGTTGCTGTTTTGA
- a CDS encoding GatB/YqeY domain-containing protein, with protein MRAAITDALKDAMKAGDKTRTSTLRLVNAAIKDKDILNRGSGRDAASDDEIVQILGKMTKQREESAKIYAENARPELAAKEREEIAIIAGFLPTQMDEAGMEATVAATITDLGAAGMKDMGKVMTALKERHAGQMDFGKANGVVKRMLSAG; from the coding sequence ATGCGTGCTGCGATCACCGATGCCCTGAAGGACGCCATGAAGGCCGGCGACAAGACCCGGACCTCGACGCTCCGTCTCGTCAATGCGGCCATCAAGGACAAGGACATCCTCAACCGCGGCTCCGGTCGCGACGCGGCCAGCGACGACGAGATCGTCCAGATCCTCGGCAAGATGACCAAGCAGCGCGAGGAATCGGCGAAGATCTACGCGGAGAACGCCCGTCCCGAGCTCGCCGCCAAGGAACGCGAGGAGATCGCGATCATCGCCGGCTTCCTGCCGACCCAGATGGACGAGGCCGGCATGGAAGCCACTGTGGCCGCCACCATCACCGACCTCGGCGCCGCGGGCATGAAGGACATGGGCAAGGTGATGACGGCCCTCAAGGAGCGCCATGCCGGCCAGATGGATTTCGGCAAGGCGAACGGCGTCGTGAAGCGGATGCTGAGCGCGGGGTGA
- the carA gene encoding glutamine-hydrolyzing carbamoyl-phosphate synthase small subunit produces the protein MTAGWTTRKPTALLVLADGTVIEGDGIGAVGETTGEVCFNTALTGYQEILTDPSYAKQIVTFTFPHIGNVGANDEDTEDLVPANAHGAVGAIFRAEVSAPSNYRSSGHLDAWLKQRGIIALSGIDTRALTAHIREHGMPNAVIAHNPDGVFDVEALKAKAKAWSGLEGLDLAKDVATLQSVVWDEKPWAWNAGYGTESEPRYTVVALDYGTKRNILRLMTGRGARVVLMPPTATAEEVMAHNPDGIFLSNGPGDPAATGVYAVPTIQKLIETGVPMFGICLGHQMLALALGGKTTKMHQGHHGANHPVKDFTTGKVEIVSMNHGFAVESGTLPAEVEETHVSLFDQSNCGLKMKDAPVFSVQHHPEASPGPQDSHYLFDRFFDLIESHRKPQAA, from the coding sequence ATGACCGCAGGCTGGACGACACGCAAACCGACCGCACTCCTGGTGCTCGCCGACGGGACCGTCATCGAGGGCGACGGCATCGGCGCCGTCGGCGAGACGACCGGCGAGGTCTGCTTCAACACCGCCTTGACCGGCTATCAGGAGATCCTGACCGATCCCTCCTACGCCAAGCAGATCGTGACCTTCACCTTTCCGCACATCGGCAATGTCGGCGCCAACGACGAAGACACTGAAGACCTCGTCCCGGCCAATGCCCATGGCGCGGTCGGCGCGATCTTCCGGGCCGAAGTCTCGGCACCGTCGAACTACCGCTCCTCTGGCCATCTCGACGCCTGGCTGAAGCAGCGCGGCATCATCGCGCTGTCGGGCATCGACACCCGCGCCCTCACCGCCCACATCCGCGAGCACGGCATGCCCAACGCCGTCATCGCGCACAATCCGGACGGCGTCTTCGACGTCGAGGCGCTGAAGGCGAAGGCGAAGGCCTGGTCCGGCCTCGAAGGCCTCGACCTCGCCAAGGATGTCGCCACGCTGCAGTCGGTGGTCTGGGACGAAAAACCCTGGGCCTGGAATGCCGGCTATGGCACCGAGAGCGAGCCGCGCTACACCGTCGTGGCCCTCGATTACGGCACCAAGCGCAACATCCTGCGTCTGATGACCGGCCGCGGCGCCCGCGTCGTGCTGATGCCGCCGACGGCGACGGCCGAGGAGGTCATGGCGCACAATCCCGACGGCATCTTCCTGTCCAATGGTCCGGGCGATCCGGCGGCAACCGGCGTCTATGCCGTGCCGACCATCCAGAAACTGATCGAGACGGGCGTGCCGATGTTCGGCATCTGCCTCGGCCACCAGATGCTGGCGTTGGCGCTGGGCGGCAAGACGACGAAGATGCACCAGGGCCATCACGGCGCCAATCATCCGGTCAAGGACTTCACCACCGGCAAGGTCGAGATCGTCTCGATGAACCACGGTTTCGCGGTGGAATCGGGAACCCTTCCGGCGGAAGTCGAGGAGACCCATGTCTCGCTGTTCGACCAATCGAACTGCGGCCTGAAGATGAAGGACGCCCCGGTCTTTTCGGTGCAGCATCATCCCGAGGCGTCGCCCGGCCCGCAGGACTCGCATTATCTGTTCGACCGCTTCTTCGACCTCATCGAAAGCCACAGGAAGCCGCAAGCCGCATGA
- a CDS encoding helix-turn-helix transcriptional regulator: MQPDDFRSWRKALGWKQKDAAEKLGLKKRVIQYYEKGDRDGKPIEIPKTVELACLALTLGFESYDGQHMPRAKNAPALRTAAPAEEEAPPKRQARTAKSAE; encoded by the coding sequence ATGCAGCCCGACGATTTCCGCAGCTGGCGCAAGGCCCTTGGCTGGAAGCAGAAGGACGCTGCCGAGAAGCTCGGCCTGAAAAAACGCGTCATCCAGTATTACGAAAAGGGCGACCGCGACGGAAAGCCGATCGAGATCCCGAAGACCGTGGAGCTTGCCTGCTTGGCATTGACCCTCGGCTTCGAATCCTATGACGGCCAGCACATGCCACGCGCCAAGAATGCCCCGGCCCTGCGCACGGCAGCCCCTGCCGAAGAGGAGGCGCCGCCCAAGCGCCAGGCCAGGACGGCAAAATCTGCCGAGTGA
- the carB gene encoding carbamoyl-phosphate synthase large subunit, which produces MPKRTDIRSILIIGAGPIIIGQACEFDYSGTQACKALKEEGYRIILINSNPATIMTDPGLADATYIEPITPEVVAKIIEKERPDALLPTMGGQTALNTALSLRRMGVLDKYNVEMIGADAAAIDKAEDRALFREAMKKIGLETPRSLLANATEAKSADKAAFEAKTALIRDTVTDPKAQADALAALDAEWVAGRSDRKQRYMTRALAAAAEALEQIGLPAIIRPSFTMGGTGGGIAYNRSEFFEIAEGGLDASPTTEVLIEESVLGWKEYEMEVVRDKADNCIIVCSIENIDPMGVHTGDSITVAPALTLTDKEYQVMRNASIAVLREIGVETGGSNVQFAVNPEDGRLVVIEMNPRVSRSSALASKATGFPIAKIAAKLAVGYTLDELDNDITGGATPASFEPSIDYVVTKIPRFAFEKFPGAEPILTTAMKSVGEVMAIGRTFEESLQKALRGLETGLDGLDEIKIPGIGEGDDKNAIRAALGKPTPDRLLMVAQALRMGTSEEQVHQSCKIDPWFIARIKAIIDLEARVSEHGLPDDAENFRFLKSAGFSDARLAKLIGSDEESVAAAREKLDVHPVFKRIDTCAAEFASPTPYMYSTYERPFAGSLRSEDEVSDRKKVVILGGGPNRIGQGIEFDYCCCHAAFAVKDAGYEAIMINCNPETVSTDYDTSDRLYFEPLTGEDVLAILRVEQTKGTLHGVIVQLGGQTPLKLAETLEKAGIPILGTSPDAIDLAEDRDRFQHFLNEMKLRQPNNGIARSVDEARIIVERIGYPVVIRPSYVLGGRAMEIVRNGPQFERYITEAVVVSGKSPVLIDSYLSDAIEVDVDCLSDGKETFIAGILEHIEEAGIHSGDSACSLPVHSLSDAIVDELERQTRVMALGLNVVGLMNVQFAIKGEDIYVLEVNPRASRTVPFVAKTIGVPIAKIAARIMAGETLDEAFADYGAKPNWRTLKHIAVKEAVFPFARFPGVDTLLGPEMRSTGEVMGLDTSFAVAFAKSQLGSSIDLPTAGSVFVSVRDGDKERALPAIRKLHDLGFKIIATGGTQRFLSEEGIPAEKINKVLEGRPHIEDAIRNRQVQLVLNTTEGAKALSDSRSLRRAALIHKVPYYTTLSGMAAAAEAIEALKRGGLEVRSLQSYFTAA; this is translated from the coding sequence ATGCCGAAACGGACCGATATCCGCTCCATCCTGATCATCGGTGCCGGACCGATCATCATCGGTCAGGCGTGCGAGTTCGACTATTCGGGCACGCAGGCCTGCAAGGCGCTGAAGGAGGAGGGATACAGGATCATCCTGATCAACTCCAATCCGGCGACGATCATGACCGATCCCGGCCTCGCCGACGCGACCTATATCGAGCCGATCACGCCGGAAGTGGTCGCCAAGATCATCGAGAAGGAACGCCCGGACGCCCTGCTGCCGACCATGGGCGGCCAGACCGCGCTGAACACGGCGCTGTCGCTGCGCCGGATGGGGGTCCTCGACAAATACAATGTCGAGATGATCGGCGCCGATGCCGCAGCCATCGACAAGGCCGAGGACCGCGCGCTCTTCCGCGAGGCGATGAAGAAGATCGGGCTCGAGACCCCCCGCTCGCTGCTCGCCAACGCCACCGAGGCCAAGAGCGCCGACAAGGCCGCCTTCGAGGCGAAGACCGCCCTCATTCGCGACACCGTCACCGATCCGAAGGCTCAGGCCGACGCGCTCGCCGCCCTCGACGCGGAGTGGGTCGCCGGCCGCTCCGACCGCAAGCAGCGCTACATGACGCGCGCGCTCGCCGCGGCGGCCGAGGCGCTGGAGCAGATCGGCCTTCCCGCCATCATCCGCCCGTCCTTCACCATGGGCGGCACAGGCGGCGGCATCGCCTACAACCGCTCGGAGTTCTTCGAGATCGCCGAGGGCGGCCTCGACGCCTCGCCGACGACCGAGGTTCTGATCGAGGAAAGCGTCCTCGGCTGGAAGGAGTACGAGATGGAGGTCGTCCGCGACAAGGCGGACAACTGCATCATCGTCTGCTCGATCGAGAACATCGATCCGATGGGCGTCCACACCGGTGATTCGATTACCGTCGCGCCCGCCCTCACCTTGACCGACAAGGAATACCAGGTGATGCGCAACGCCTCGATCGCGGTGCTGCGTGAGATCGGCGTCGAGACCGGTGGATCGAACGTGCAGTTCGCGGTCAATCCCGAGGACGGCCGCCTCGTCGTCATCGAGATGAACCCGCGCGTCTCGCGCTCCTCGGCGCTGGCCTCCAAGGCGACGGGTTTCCCCATTGCCAAGATCGCGGCCAAGCTCGCCGTCGGCTATACGCTCGACGAACTCGACAACGACATCACCGGGGGGGCGACGCCCGCCTCGTTCGAGCCGTCGATCGACTACGTCGTCACCAAGATCCCGCGCTTTGCCTTCGAGAAGTTTCCCGGCGCCGAACCGATCCTGACCACCGCGATGAAGTCGGTCGGCGAGGTCATGGCGATCGGCCGGACTTTCGAGGAATCGCTGCAGAAGGCGCTGCGCGGCCTCGAGACCGGTCTCGACGGGCTCGACGAGATCAAGATCCCTGGCATCGGCGAAGGCGACGACAAGAACGCGATCCGCGCCGCCTTGGGCAAGCCGACGCCTGACCGTCTCCTGATGGTGGCGCAGGCGCTGCGCATGGGCACATCCGAGGAGCAGGTTCACCAGTCGTGCAAGATCGACCCCTGGTTCATCGCCCGGATCAAGGCGATCATCGATCTGGAGGCACGCGTCAGCGAGCACGGCCTGCCGGACGACGCGGAGAACTTCCGCTTCCTGAAATCCGCGGGCTTTTCCGACGCACGGCTGGCCAAACTCATCGGCAGCGACGAGGAGAGCGTCGCCGCGGCGCGCGAGAAACTCGACGTGCACCCGGTGTTCAAGCGCATCGACACCTGCGCGGCCGAGTTCGCCTCGCCGACGCCCTACATGTACTCGACCTATGAGCGCCCCTTCGCCGGGTCCCTGCGCTCCGAGGACGAGGTCTCCGACCGCAAGAAGGTCGTCATCCTCGGCGGCGGGCCGAATCGCATCGGTCAGGGTATCGAGTTCGACTATTGCTGCTGTCATGCCGCCTTCGCGGTGAAGGACGCCGGCTACGAGGCGATCATGATCAACTGCAACCCGGAAACCGTCTCGACCGACTACGACACGTCCGACCGTCTGTATTTCGAGCCGCTGACCGGCGAGGACGTGCTCGCCATCCTGCGCGTCGAGCAAACCAAAGGCACGCTCCACGGCGTCATCGTCCAGCTCGGCGGGCAGACGCCGCTGAAGCTTGCCGAGACGCTGGAAAAGGCCGGCATCCCGATCCTCGGCACCTCGCCCGACGCGATCGACCTTGCCGAGGATCGCGACCGCTTCCAGCATTTCCTCAACGAGATGAAGCTGCGCCAGCCCAACAACGGCATCGCCCGCTCGGTCGACGAGGCGCGGATCATCGTCGAGCGCATCGGCTATCCCGTCGTCATTCGCCCGTCCTACGTGCTGGGCGGCCGCGCCATGGAGATCGTGCGCAACGGCCCGCAGTTCGAGCGCTACATCACCGAGGCGGTGGTCGTCTCCGGCAAGTCGCCGGTCCTCATCGACAGCTACCTCTCTGACGCGATCGAGGTCGACGTCGACTGCCTCTCCGACGGCAAGGAGACCTTCATCGCCGGCATCCTCGAGCATATCGAGGAAGCCGGGATCCATTCCGGCGACAGCGCCTGCTCGCTGCCGGTGCACTCGCTCTCGGATGCCATCGTCGACGAACTCGAGCGCCAGACGCGCGTGATGGCGCTCGGCCTCAACGTCGTCGGCCTGATGAACGTCCAGTTCGCCATCAAGGGGGAGGACATCTATGTCCTCGAGGTCAATCCGCGGGCCTCGCGCACCGTGCCCTTCGTCGCCAAGACCATCGGGGTTCCGATCGCCAAGATCGCCGCGCGGATCATGGCCGGCGAGACCCTGGACGAGGCCTTCGCCGACTATGGGGCGAAGCCGAACTGGCGGACGCTGAAGCACATCGCCGTCAAGGAAGCGGTTTTCCCCTTTGCTCGCTTCCCTGGCGTCGACACCCTGCTCGGCCCGGAAATGCGGTCGACAGGCGAGGTCATGGGCCTCGACACGAGCTTTGCCGTCGCCTTCGCCAAGTCGCAGCTCGGCTCCTCGATCGACCTGCCGACGGCCGGCAGCGTCTTCGTTTCGGTGCGCGACGGCGACAAGGAGCGCGCCCTGCCGGCGATCCGCAAGCTCCACGATCTGGGCTTCAAGATCATCGCCACTGGCGGCACGCAGCGTTTCCTCAGCGAAGAGGGCATTCCGGCCGAGAAGATCAACAAGGTGCTGGAAGGCCGGCCGCATATCGAGGATGCCATCCGCAACCGACAGGTGCAGCTGGTACTGAACACCACGGAGGGCGCCAAGGCCTTGTCCGACTCGCGGTCGCTGCGACGCGCGGCGCTGATCCACAAGGTTCCCTACTACACGACGCTCTCCGGCATGGCGGCTGCGGCCGAAGCCATCGAAGCCTTGAAGCGCGGTGGCCTTGAAGTCCGGTCCCTGCAATCCTACTTCACGGCCGCGTGA
- the greA gene encoding transcription elongation factor GreA → MDKVPMTSAGFETLKEELRRRQQEERPRIIAAISEARAHGDLSENAEYHAAKESQSLNEGRISELEDYTARAEVIDVSKLSGEKVKFGATVKLIDEDTEEEKVYQIVGDQEADVKQGRISISSPIARALIGKEEGDTVEVAAPGGARSYEIIELRWG, encoded by the coding sequence ATGGACAAGGTCCCAATGACAAGCGCCGGGTTCGAGACACTCAAGGAAGAGCTGCGCCGGCGCCAGCAGGAGGAGCGTCCGCGCATCATCGCGGCGATCTCGGAAGCACGGGCGCATGGCGACCTTTCGGAGAACGCCGAGTATCACGCCGCCAAGGAGTCGCAGAGCCTCAACGAGGGCCGCATCTCCGAACTCGAGGACTATACCGCCCGCGCCGAAGTGATCGACGTGTCCAAGCTGTCGGGCGAGAAGGTGAAGTTCGGCGCGACCGTCAAGCTCATCGACGAGGATACCGAGGAGGAGAAGGTCTATCAGATCGTCGGCGACCAGGAAGCCGACGTGAAGCAGGGCCGCATCTCGATCTCCTCGCCCATCGCCCGCGCGCTGATCGGCAAGGAAGAGGGCGACACGGTCGAGGTCGCCGCTCCCGGCGGCGCAAGGTCCTATGAGATCATCGAGCTGCGCTGGGGCTGA
- a CDS encoding glycosyltransferase family 4 protein yields the protein MPVRDVEVIAPNFKRRLSGVTSTIIQLVPLQAGTLGIAALGPGLPGHLPKLRWRQILGLWTRPARRPFRIWHARRNTEMLAGLVLRDVLRMRLKLVFTSAAQRRHTAWTRFLIRRMDAVIATSRRSAAFLEVPATVILHGIDLDAFSPERTSTPSPAMQALAGQKIVGCSGRIRHQKGTDLFVAAMIDLLPHRPAWSAVITGRTTGEHAPFERDLRERIAAAGLSDRILFLGEVDDIAAWFRRFDLYVAPPRNEGFGLTPLEAMASGRPVVASDAGAFAEMIVEGVTGKVVPVDDVSALAAAIEPYLGDDAGRQAAGTAALDHVRRHFPLAREAAEIGAVYERLWDTGGKSDGSTRTSR from the coding sequence ATGCCTGTCCGCGACGTCGAGGTGATCGCGCCAAATTTCAAGCGCCGCCTCTCCGGCGTCACCTCGACGATCATCCAGCTCGTGCCCCTGCAGGCCGGGACGCTTGGCATCGCCGCGCTCGGTCCCGGCCTTCCCGGTCACCTGCCGAAACTGCGCTGGCGCCAAATCCTCGGCCTGTGGACCAGACCCGCACGGCGCCCCTTCCGCATCTGGCACGCCCGCCGCAACACCGAAATGCTGGCCGGACTGGTCCTTCGGGATGTCCTGCGCATGCGGCTGAAGCTCGTCTTCACCTCCGCCGCGCAGCGCCGGCACACCGCCTGGACGCGCTTTCTCATTCGCCGCATGGATGCCGTCATCGCCACCAGCCGGCGCAGCGCCGCCTTTCTCGAAGTGCCGGCGACCGTCATCCTGCATGGCATCGACCTCGACGCCTTCTCGCCCGAGCGCACCAGCACGCCCTCCCCGGCCATGCAGGCGCTGGCGGGCCAGAAGATCGTGGGCTGCTCCGGCCGCATCCGGCACCAGAAGGGCACCGACCTCTTCGTCGCCGCGATGATCGATCTTCTGCCGCACCGTCCCGCGTGGAGCGCCGTGATCACCGGCCGCACCACCGGCGAACATGCGCCCTTCGAGCGGGACTTGCGCGAGAGGATCGCGGCGGCGGGCCTTTCCGACCGGATCCTCTTTCTCGGCGAGGTCGACGACATCGCCGCCTGGTTCCGCCGCTTCGACCTCTATGTCGCCCCGCCCCGCAACGAGGGGTTCGGCCTGACCCCGCTGGAAGCCATGGCCTCCGGCCGGCCCGTCGTGGCCAGCGATGCCGGCGCCTTTGCCGAAATGATCGTCGAGGGCGTCACGGGAAAGGTCGTGCCGGTCGACGACGTTTCGGCGCTGGCCGCCGCGATCGAGCCCTATCTCGGCGACGACGCGGGCCGGCAGGCGGCGGGCACGGCCGCGCTCGACCATGTGCGCCGACATTTTCCCTTGGCGCGCGAGGCCGCCGAGATCGGCGCCGTCTACGAGCGGCTCTGGGACACGGGCGGAAAGTCCGACGGATCGACTCGCACCTCGCGATAG